In one Lycium barbarum isolate Lr01 chromosome 7, ASM1917538v2, whole genome shotgun sequence genomic region, the following are encoded:
- the LOC132601288 gene encoding protein Ycf2 B-like — translation MRGHQFKSWIFELREILREIKNSHHFLDSWTQFNSVGSFIHIFFHQERFLKLFDPRIWSILLSRNSQGSTSNRYFTIKGVILFVVAVLIYRINNRNMVERKNLYLIGLLPIPMNSIGPRNDTLEESVGSSNINRLIVSLLYLPKGKKISESCFLNPKESTWVLPITKKCSMPESNWGSRWWRNWIGKKRDSSCKISNETVAGIEILFKEKDLKYLEFLFVYYMDDPIRKDHDWELFDRLSLRKSRNRINLNSGPLFEILVKHWISYLMSAFREKIPIEVEGFFKQQGAGSTIQSNDIEHVSHLFSRNKWAISLQNCAQFHMWQFRQDLFVSWGKNPPESDFLRNVSRENWIWLDNVWLVNKDRFFSKVQNVSSNIQYDSTRSSFVQVTDSSQLKGSSDQSRDHLDSISNEDSEYHTLINQREIQQRKERSILWDPSFLQTERKEIESGRFPKCLSGYSSMSRLFTEREKQMINHLFPEEIEEFLGNPTRSVRSFFSDRWSELHLGSNPTERSTRDHKLLKKQQDLSFVPSRRSEKKEMVNIFKIITYLQNTVSIHPISSDPGCDMVPKDEPDMDSSNKISFLNKNPFFDLFHLFHDRNRGGYTLHYDFESEERFQEMADLFTLSITEPDLVYHKGFAFSIDSCGLDQKQFLNEARDESKKKSLLVLPPIFYEENESFSRRIRKKWVRISCGNDLEDPKPKIVVFASNNIMEAVTQYRLIRNLIQIQYSTYGYIRNVLNRFFLMNRSDRNFEYGIQRDQIGKDTLNHRTIMKYTINQYLSNLKKSQKKWFEPLILISRTERSMNRDPDAYRYKWSNGSKNFQEHLEQSVSEQKSRFQVVFDQLRIIQYSIDWSEVIDKKDLSKSLRLFLSKPLRFFLSKSLLFLSKSLLFLSNSLPFFCVSFGNIPIHRSEIYIYELKGPNDQLCNQLLESIGLQIVHLKKLKPFLLDDHDTSQKSKFLINGGTISPFLFNKIPKWMIDSFHTRNNRRKSFDNPDSYFSMIFHDQDNWLNPVKPFHRSSLISSFYKANRLRFLNNPHHFCFYWNTRFPFSVEKARINNSDFTYGQFLNILFIRNKIFSLCVGNKKHAFWGRDTISPIESQVSNIFIPNDFPQSGDETYNLYKSFHFPSRSDPFVRRAIYSIADISGTPLTEGQIVNFERTYCQPLSDMNLSDSEGKNLHQYLNFNSNMDLIHTPCSEKDLSSEKRKKRSLCLKKCVEKGQMYRTFQRDSAFSTLSKWNLFQTYMPWFLTSTGYKYLNLIFLDTFSDLLPILSSSQKFVSIFPDIMHGSGISWRILQKKLCLPQWNLISEISEISSKCLHNLLLSEEMIHRNNESPLISTHLRSPNAREFLYSILFLLLVAGYLVRTHLFFVSRASSELQTEFEKVKSLMIPSSMIELRKLLDRYPTSEPNSFWLKNLFLVALEQLGDSLEEILIVHIIVQSISNCYWITTFILNS, via the coding sequence ATGAGAGGACATCAATTCAAATCCTGGATTTTCGAATTGAGAGAGATATTGAGAGAGATCAAGAATTCTCACCATTTCTTAGATTCATGGACCCAATTCAATTCAGTGGGATCCTTCATTCACATTTTTTTCCACCAAGAACGTTTTCTAAAACTCTTTGACCCCCGAATTTGGAGTATCCTACTTTCACGCAATTCACAGGGTTCAACAAGCAATCGATATTTCACGATCAAGGGTGTAATACTCTTTGTAGTAGCGGTCCTTATATATCGTATTAACAATCGAAATATGGTCGAAAgaaaaaatctctatttgatagGGCTTCTTCCTATACCTATGAATTCCATTGGACCCAGAAATGATACATTGGAAGAATCCGTTGGGTCTTCCAATATCAATAGGTTGATTGTTTCTCTCCTGTATCTTCCCAAAGGAAAAAAGATCTCTGAGAGTTGTTTCCTGAATCCGAAAGAGAGTACTTGGGTTCTCCCAATAACTAAAAAGTGTAGCATGCCTGAATCTAACTGGGGTTCGCgttggtggaggaactggatcGGAAAAAAGAGGGATTCTAGTTGTAAGATATCTAATGAAACCGTCGCTGGAATTGAGATCTTATTCAAAGAGAAAGATCTCAAATATCTGGAGTTTCTTTTTGTATATTATATGGATGATCCGATCCGCAAGGACCATGATTGGGAATTGTTTGATCGTCTTTCTCTGAGGAAGAGTCGAAATAGAATCAACTTGAATTCGGGACCGCTATTCGAAATCTTAGTGAAACACTGGATTTCTTATCTCATGTCTGCTTTTCGTGAAAAAATACCAATTGAAGTGGAGGGTTTCTTCAAACAACAAGGGGCTGGGTCAACTATTCAATCAAATGATATTGAGCATGTTTCCCATCTCTTCTCGAGAAACAAGTGGGCTATTTCTTTGCAAAACTGTGCTCAATTTCATATGTGGCAATTCCGCCAAGATCTCTTCGTTAGTTGGGGGAAGAATCCGCCCGAATCGGATTTTTTGAGGAACGTATCGAGAGAGAATTGGATTTGGTTAGACAATGTGTGGTTGGTAAACAAGGATCGGTTTTTTAGCAAGGTACAGAATGTATCGTCAAATATTCAATATGATTCCACAAGATCTAGTTTCGTTCAAGTAACGGATTCTAGCCAACTGAAAGGATCTTCTGATCAATCCAGAGATCATTTGGATTCCATTAGTAATGAGGATTCGGAATATCACACATTGATTAATCAAAGAGAGATTCAACAACGAAAAGAAAGATCAATTCTTTGGGATCCTTCCTTTCTTCAAACGGAACGAAAAGAGATAGAATCAGGCCGATTCCCGAAATGCCTTTCTGGATATTCCTCAATGTCCCGGCTATTCACGGAACGTGAGAAGCAGATGATTAATCATCTGTTTCCGGAAGAAATCGAAGAATTTCTTGGGAATCCTACAAGATCCGTTCGTTCTTTTTTCTCTGATAGATGGTCAGAACTTCATCTGGGTTCGAATCCTACTGAGAGGTCCACTAGAGATCATAAATTGTTGAAGAAACAACAAGATCTTTCTTTTGTCCCTTCCAGGCGatcggaaaagaaagaaatggttaaTATATTCAAGATAATTACGTATTTACAAAATACCGTCTCAATTCATCCTATTTCATCAGATCCGGGATGTGATATGGTTCCGAAGGATGAACCGGATATGGACAGTTCCAATAAGATTTCATTCTTGAACAAAAATCCATTTTTTGATTTATTTCATCTATTCCATGACCGGAACAGGGGAGGATACACGTTACACTACGATTTTGAATCAGAAGAGAGATTTCAAGAAATGGCAGATCTATTCACTCTATCAATAACCGAGCCGGATCTGGTGTATCATAAGGGATTTGCCTTTTCTATTGATTCCTGCGGATTGGATCAAAAACAATTCTTGAATGAGGCCAGGGATGAATCGAAAAAGAAATCTTTATTGGTTCTACCTCCTATTTTTTATGAAGAGAATGAATCTTTTTCTCGAAGGATCAGAAAAAAATGGGTCCGGATCTCCTGCGGGAATGATTTGGAAGATCCAAAACCAAAAATAGTGGTATTTGCTAGCAACAACATAATGGAGGCAGTCACTCAATATAGATTGATCCGAAATCTGATTCAAATCCAATATAGTACCTATGGGTACATAAGAAATGTATTGAATCGATTCTTTTTAATGAATAGATCCGATCGCAACTTCGAATATGGAATTCAAAGGGATCAAATAGGAAAGGATACTCTGAATCATAGAACTATAATGAAATATACGATCAaccaatatttatcgaatttgaAAAAGAGTCAGAAGAAATGGTTCGAGCCTCTTATTTTGATTTCTCGAACCGAGAGATCCATGAATCGGGATCCTGATGCATATAGATACAAATGGTCCAATGGGAGCAAGAATTTCCAGGAACATTTGGAACAGTCCGTTTCGGAGCAGAAGAGCCGTTTTCAAGTAGTGTTCGATCAATTACGTATTATTCAATATTCGATTGATTGGTCTGAGGTTATCGACAAAAAAGATTTGTCTAAGTCACTTCGTCTCTTTTTGTCTAAGCCACTTCGTTTCTTTTTGTCCAAGTCACTTCTTTTTTTGTCCAAGTCACTTCTTTTTTTgtctaactcacttccttttttcTGTGTGAGTTTCGGAAATATCCCCATTCATAGGTCCGAGATCTACATCTATGAATTGAAAGGTCCGAATGATCAACTCTGCAATCAGTTGTTAGAATCAATAGGTCTTCAAATTGTTCATTTGAAAAAATTGAAACCCTTCTTATTGGACGATCATGATACTTCCCAAAAATCGAAATTCTTGATCAATGGAGGAACAATATCACCATTTTTGTTCAATAAGATACCAAAGTGGATGATTGACTCATTCCATACTAGAAATAATCGCAGGAAATCCTTTGATAACCCGGATTCCTATTTCTCAATGATATTCCACGATCAAGACAATTGGCTGAATCCCGTGAAACCATTTCATAGAAGTTCATTGATATCTTCTTTTTATAAAGCAAATCGACTTCGATTCTTGAATAATCCACATCACTTCTGCTTCTATTGGAACACAAGATTCCCCTTTTCTGTGGAAAAGGCCCGTATCAATAATTCTGATTTTACGTATGGACAATTCCTCAATATCTTGTTCATTCgcaacaaaatattttctttGTGCGTCGGTAACAAAAAACATGCTTTTTGGGGGAGAGATACTATTTCACCAATCGAGTCACAGGTTTCTAACATATTCATACCTAACGATTTTCCACAAAGTGGTGACGAAACGTATAACTTGTACAAATCTTTCCATTTTCCAAGTCGATCCGATCCATTCGTTCGTAGAGCTATTTACTCGATCGCAGACATTTCTGGAACACCTCTAACAGAGGGGCAAATAGTCAATTTTGAAAGAACTTATTGTCAACCTCTTTCAGATATGAATCTATCTGATTCAGAAGGGAAGAACTTGCATCAGTatctcaatttcaattcaaacaTGGATTTGATTCACACTCCATGTTCTGAGAAAGATTTATCATCCGAAAAGAGGAAAAAACGGAGTCTTTGTCTAAAGAAATGCGTTGAGAAAGGGCAGATGTATAGAACCTTTCAACGAGATAGTGCTTTTTCAACTCTCTCAAAATGGAATCTATTCCAAACATATATGCCATGGTTCCTTACTTCGACAGGGTACAAATATCTAAATTTGATATTTTTAGATACTTTTTCAGACCTATTGCCAATACTAAGTAGCAGTCAAAAATTTGTATCCATTTTTCCTGATATTATGCATGGATCAGGTATATCATGGCGAATTCTTCAGAAAAAATTGTGTCTTCCACAATGGAATCTGATAAGTGAGATAAGTGAGATCTCGAGTAAGTGTTTACATAATCTTCTTCTGTCCGAAGAAATGATTCATCGAAATAATGAGTCACCATTGATATCGACACATCTGAGATCGCCAAATGCTCGGGAGTTCCTCTATTCAATCCTTTTCCTTCTTCTTGTTGCTGGATATCTCGTTCGTACACATCTTTTCTTTGTTTCCCGGGCCTCTAGTGAGTTACAGACAGAGTTCGAAAAGGTCAAATCTTTGATGATTCCATCATCTATGATTGAGTTGCGAAAACTTCTGGATAGGTATCCTACATCTGAACCGAATTCTTTCTGGTTAAAGAATCTCTTTCTAGTTGCTCTGGAACAATTAGGAGATTCTCTAGAAGAAATACTAATAGTTCATATTATTGTTCAATCGATCTCCAATTGTTATTGGATCACTACGTTCATCCTTAATTCATAG